The Podospora pseudocomata strain CBS 415.72m chromosome 3, whole genome shotgun sequence genome window below encodes:
- the RPN6 gene encoding 26S proteasome regulatory subunit rpn6 (COG:O; BUSCO:EOG092630YS; EggNog:ENOG503NU6M), with amino-acid sequence MAQGDSERVREAQKLAPVNPQKAIELYKEIISQPPSINSEAAIREYETALISLGELYRDQQNTHELVGLVTTSRTVLSSFAKAKTAKLVRQLLDLFDAIPNSLETQIAVTKSCIEWATSERRSFLRQNLETRLVALYMKKQAYYDALTLINGLLKELKRMDDKLVLVEVQLLESRVYHALGNISKARAALTSARTSAASVYTPPLLQANLDMQSGMLHAEDKDFQTAFSYFIEALDGYHSQDEASRAQAALQYMLLCKIMLNLADDVNQLMTSKQAQKYAGKSLEAMKAIARAHSNRSLEEYERALGTYKWELASDGFVRNHLRRLYDAMLEQNLIKVIEPFSRVEIDHIAKMVSLDKEQVERKLSQMILDKVIIGVLDQGAGCLIIYDETHRDEAYDAALATIEKLSNVVDVLYTNQASLLE; translated from the exons ATGGCGCAAGGCGACTCCGAGAGGGTGCGCGAGGCTCAGAAGCTCGCCCCAGTCAATCCCCAGAAAGCTATCGAACTTTACAAGGAGATTATCTCCCAACCGCCATCCATAAACTCCGAGGCCGCTATTCGGGAATATGAGACTGCCCTTATCAGCCTGGGAGAGCTCTACCGCGACCAACA GAACACACACGAGCTCGTGGGTCTCGTAACCACAAGCCGGACAGTTCTGTCTTCGTTTGCCAAGGCAAAGACAGCCAAGTTGG tccgccagctcctcgaccTTTTCGAtgccatccccaactccctcgaAACCCAGATCGCCGTCACAAAATCTTGCATAGAATGGGCCACCTCCGAGAGACGAAGCTTCCTCCGACAAAACCTCGAGACCCGCCTTGTTGCCCTGTACATGAAGAAGCAAGCGTACTATGATGCTCTTACACTCATCAACGGCCTcctcaaggagctcaagcGCATGGACGACAAGCTTGTCCTCGTCGAAGTCCAACTCCTCGAGTCTAGAGTGTACCACGCCCTCGGCAACATCTCCAAAGCCCGCGCCGCCCTCACCAGCGCTCGTACCTCTGCCGCCTCAGTCtacaccccccctctcctccaagccAACCTCGACATGCAGTCCGGCATGCTCCACGCTGAAGATAAGGACTTTCAGACGGCATTCTCCTACTTCATCGAGGCCCTCGACGGCTACCACTCCCAAGACGAGGCCTCCCGCGCCCAGGCTGCGCTGCAGTACATGCTCCTCTGCAAGATCAtgctcaacctcgccgaCGACGTCAATCAGCTCATGACCAGTAAGCAGGCCCAGAAATACGCCGGCAAGTCCCTCGAGGCTATGAAGGCCATCGCCCGCGCGCACTCTAACCGCTCACTGGAGGAGTACGAGCGTGCCCTGGGTACCTACAAGTGGGAGCTGGCGAGCGATGGATTTGTCCGGAACCATCTGAGGAGGCTGTACGATGCCATGCTCGAGCAGAACCTTATCAAGGTCATCGAGCCGTTCAGCCGGGTTGAGATTGACCACATTGCCAAGATGGTCAGCTTGGACAAGGAgcaggtggagaggaagctGTCGCAGATGATTCTGGACAAGGTGATTATTGGTGTGCTGGATCAGGGGGCGGGGTGCTTGATTATTTATGACGAGACGCATCGGGATGAGGCGTATGATGCGGCGTTGGCGACGATTGAAAAGTTGAGCAATGTGGTGGATGTGCTTTACACCAACCAGGCTTCGCTTTTGGAGTAG
- a CDS encoding hypothetical protein (COG:S; EggNog:ENOG503P10C), whose translation MDEEHTITLNLGSSPDPLIDPILSPPMLPPSRVKPRAQPAARLLSIARSPRKRTFELDIGSPVSPQRLLVTVQAEDEVKNTKGIKRRLFQSPTPKRGVMRGGGDVTTTVVPVRGLSDDEGVTPRRRGRPRKSGTPVPTTRRKRPGTPGAKAVVARGTSRSPQKSPQKQQPLDEDALEHIEATPRPVSLLKRPAKRKSMTPAKEDTQPRKRGRPRKSQVPAEMNMGSIAEILQQDNASRLPPVQHDFFGRDQFTAGEVHDDDGAGDMEDDIWLGTLSSPAAQRLRTSLSNRSPPKEPSPAPEPEPEAEPSPEPEQQPQPEHSEGDFDEQGEWGDMHDGPEDDYDEGDYMTSPVRDLGDAQDTMAGAEDFTEVPLAELRSLMNSSMMAGQEQQQEEELGEATKVIIKNGIDYLRQGRGTAAREGSQEAVQETGEKHDFGFSVGPGRTSQLEAAEPRKPFDFGSSFHPGQSTQMPSVRRRRETNFNFSVGPEKPAASSHAEQLEGLDFGQSIQKSPTPPRKNFDFDFSILPGENTAAERRSESASSSPVGQQEAKAAERAAVMRREVVGFGSSIGPVQKADTSSFEVKSRSFDPDFFSDESREQSAEPRQGSEEPRRYSEEPRRESEEPRQESEEPRHESEEPKQASEEPSQKEQYSRSRPDPDFEFSDGPVPQPEPDQDVQPERQWAETSGYSATEQQDDPGQEPDREQPKPYKRPYKRLPPRPSEVEIRAEVEAEDEPADDSDAWWNRVPEKPKPIKKPKSLLGKLIRKAARQRTDSANTTQEPSPADTSNLSGEGDSFSTLPDEVYAAATPGQHVEPQLEEQHDDEVRDGEREEEPDNDGGEEEAQAASHPIQPSIERPSPVNHSIPHLESNRLLTPDETPSPIPSEAEGDGVDEDAGNVSPNQPAQPNVQVEMPSSPPASDPSPPVPVARLPQHTRTKSNETPADQLSDVAPLPRTDLNVQSLNLAPPGSQPRPSLSPIVRAGRVLQLVTSDPPSPPGRDSVLRSPFRGSFEKSSQSPAPFISQPRATRSPSPQRTDTAQEKQQDRPWFRGLQQIKNFVAETAKSLSPTRISNPRPEPEQEPEEEPEEDLQETPSRRSSGREARFSEPEVDPEATVSAPNSAIAEPARRRAQERAEPARTSNFGFRGSFTSSRNHETTDRRPQQKATRLPAKKPTPQPEPEPFTMDPVNTQQPEQPAQEEEDDADFWLEAGGVTPFAPRVVPPQIKAPVVESRQSSKIPTLGRSISRQQQRDGQENQLRSSRNSQIDDAYEIEQESSSILEQLDKRPAVKPTPAPARTNLSGFFSSPVLLPGQETPGMGLFKPSRREPANNLVQQQQKERKKLRQPDNSLFAHLVEIEEQQNESVTAEAVTEKQPGFGNASQNVEVPSGAHDDSLESIDGGLKGKEKDRGRRSTSARAQEIMEKRLARITEGQRKAKEQMTAASTSQSFALQPSTSQPSASQPSAAQPSTTQPSTSRTDNTADQAKTSIRAKGKEPERAPIPAPRPPSPVEPQEKPNKIPQLRNFAPRRREFGENTLFQPQTGPAKAAAPPATTNVLNPDNSQVGRFFEESRQLIEPQKKRRQRVRAQNGQQISAEVFSSPKTTPPRHEPNRAASPAKSSFRSPLKGRTPGPVVEFTSSTLSPLPRERRANSSQKTRQSRSQKQGAGEGGIGERTGADNRREEPVVSYPELPEPQPEASEEEENGRQADPFSDTSQQRKDRELREQQDRQGWRAQELGPPLHYGKASFEQRLHQAKAQEPEQRPRGATWEGYGREVEEQPSELDWEAIGEQEPDQGHYDEDGEDRDQEPTPPLSEQDQQRYEPYQPRQRDYQGRDLEPVEEEGYSDEEEEGDYDHHQQGTYAQEGDYDHEDDYDHGDYNQEDDHDHHQQGEHGHEQEQEEEEPPQSFFPKFSLPSLPNPLSLLSSLVPTTTSPPPNDPLKGWGIPNWELLDQCLTLHRQHRLPILPLSDVSKSYVGLVPSIGEPQEAMTIEVWHLQIVEYYKHVVLHTRGEEDKWTEWELVRMLFAVLIGEMRRRDRKGMEERRRKREEVKKERERKKRGWFSLGGVFAGGGKKYKVEKPKRKERSRR comes from the exons ATGGATGAAGAACACACCATAACGCTGAACCTGGGATCTTCACCCGACCCGCTAATAGATCCGATTCTCAGCCCACCGATGCTGCCGCCGTCGCGCGTCAAACCACGAGCCCAACCCGCCGCGCGACTTTTATCCATTGCGAGATCGCCTAGGAAACGAACCTTTGAGCTCGACATTGGCAGCCCCGTTTCGCCACAGAGGCTGCTGGTGACTGTCCAGGCTGAGGACGAGGTGAAGAATACAAAGGGCATAAAGCGCCGGCTTTTCCAATCGCCGACGCCGAAACGGGGAGTTatgaggggaggaggggatgttACCACTACCGTGGTGCCGGTGCGCGGtctgagtgatgatgagggcgtGACGCCGCGGAGGAGAGGTCGGCCACGGAAATCTGGGACGCCGGTACCTACGACGCGACGAAAACGACCTGGTACACCGGGAGCGAAGGCTGTTGTTGCGAGAGGCACGTCTCGATCGCCACAAAAGTCCCctcagaagcagcagccactAGACGAAGATGCGCTGGAACATATCGAGGCGACGCCGCGACCCGTCAGCCTGTTGAAGAGGCCGGCGAAACGAAAGTCGATGACACCCGCAAAAGAGGATACCCAGCCGAGAAAAAGAGGACGGCCGCGGAAGAGTCAGGTTCCTGCCGAGATGAATATGGGCAGCATTGCGGAAATACTACAGCAGGACAACGCTTCGAGATTACCACCAGTACAACATGACTTTTTCGGCCGGGATCAATTTACGGCAGGGGAGGTTcacgacgatgatggtgcAGGCGACATGGAGGATGATATCTGGCTTGGGACCCTTTCGTCGCCTGCCGCGCAGAGACTCCGGACGAGTTTAAGCAATCGATCTCCCCCGAAggaaccatcaccagcaccagaaCCCGAGCCTGAAGCAGAACCGTCCCCAGAGCCggaacaacaaccacaacccgaGCACTCCGAAGGTGATTTCGATGAACAAGGAGAGTGGGGCGACATGCACGATGGACCCGAGGACGATTACGATGAGGGCGATTACATGACAAGTCCGGTTCGTGATTTGGGGGATGCTCAGGATACCATGGCGGGAGCGGAGGACTTTACAGAGGTCCCGCTTGCCGAGCTCAGGTCTCTGATGAATTCCAGTATGATGGCCGGGCAGGAACAAcagcaagaggaagagctcgGTGAAGCCACAAAAGTCATTATTAAGAATGGTATCGACTATCTTAGGCAGGGTCGAGGGACTGCGGCTAGGGAGGGCTCACAAGAGGCAGTACAAGAGACAGGGGAAAAGCATGATTTCGGGTTTAGTGTCGGGCCAGGGCGGACATCTCAACTGGAAGCTGCTGAGCCAAGGAAGCCATTTGACTTTGGTTCTAGTTTTCACCCTGGACAGAGCACTCAAATGCCTTCTGTGCGCCGACGAAGGGAGACCAATTTCAACTTCAGTGTCGGGCCTGAGAAACCTGCTGCATCTTCTCATGCTGAGCAACTGGAGGGACTCGATTTCGGACAAAGCATTCAAAAATCCCCCACTCCACCACGGAAGAACTTTGATTTTGATTTCAGCATTTTGCCGGGTGAGAACACGGCTGCTGAGAGGAGAAGCGAGTCTGCTTCCAGCTCCCCTGTTGgacaacaagaagcaaaggCTGCTGAGAGGGCAGCTGTTAtgcggagggaggtggttggttttggttcTAGCATTGGACCAGTGCAGAAAGCTGACACTTCTTCCTTTGAAGTGAAGAGCAGATCATTTGATCCTGATTTTTTTAGTGACGAGTCTAGGGAACAGAGCGCGGAGCCAAGGCAAGGTTCTGAAGAGCCCAGGCGATACAGCGAGGAGCCAAGGCGAGAGTCTGAGGAGCCACGACAAGAAAGCGAGGAACCCAGGCATGAGTCTGAGGAACCGAAACAAGCGTCTGAAGAACCGTCACAGAAAGAACAGTACTCTAGGTCGAGGCCCGACCCAGACTTTGAGTTCAGTGATGGGCCTGTTCCGCAACCTGAGCCGGACCAGGATGTGCAGCCAGAAAGACAATGGGCCGAGACCTCAGGATATTCAGCAACCGAGCAGCAAGATGACCCAGGACAAGAACCAGACCGGGAGCAACCCAAGCCTTACAAACGACCTTACAAACGATTGCCACCCCGTCCCAGTGAGGTCGAAATCCGAGCTGAAGtcgaagccgaggatgaaCCCGCAGACGACTCCGATGCTTGGTGGAACCGAGTTCCAGAAAAGCCGAAGCCAATaaagaagccaaagtcaCTACTCGGGAAGTTGATCCGCAAGGCTGCTCGTCAACGGACAGATTCGGCCAACACAACGCAGGAACCATCGCCTGCCGACACATCAAACCTGAGTGGAGAAGGGGATTCCTTCTCTACCTTGCCCGATGAAGTGTATGCCGCTGCAACTCCAGGCCAACACGTTGAACCGCAGCTTGAAGAGCAACATGACGACGAAGTGCGCGAtggagaaagagaggaggaaCCGGACAATGacggaggggaagaggaagcgcAGGCCGCGAGCCACCCAATCCAGCCGTCTATTGAGCGGCCTTCACCAGTGAATCACTCCATCCCCCACCTTGAATCGAATAGGCTGTTGACACCTGATGAGACACCATCCCCAATACCCTCCGAGGCTGAAGGCGATGGCGTAGACGAAGATGCAGGGAACGTTtcacccaaccaacccgcACAGCCGAATGTTCAGGTCGAGATGCCCTCTTCCCCACCTGCCAGTGACCCTAGCCCGCCGGTCCCTGTTGCCCGCCTGCCGCAGCACACCAGAACAAAGTCGAACGAAACCCCAGCCGATCAGCTGTCGGACGTGGCACCTCTACCGAGAACAGACTTGAATGTACAGTCACTAAACCTAGCGCCCCCAGGATCGCAGCCCCGGCCTAGCCTTTCACCCATAGTACGTGCCGGCCGAGTTTTGCAGCTTGTGACATCCGATCCGCCCTCGCCCCCAGGGAGAGACAGTGTACTGCGGAGTCCATTTCGGGGATCGTTTGAGAAGTCGAGCCAGTCCCCCGCGCCCTTTATCTCACAGCCCCGAGCCACCCGCTCCCCGTCGCCGCAGCGTACTGACACCGCCcaggagaagcagcaggaCCGACCTTGGTTTAGAGGACTGCAGCAGATTAAGAATTTTGTTGCCGAAACAGCCAAGAGTTTGTCACCCACCCGGATTTCGAATCCCAGGCCAGAACCTGAGCAGGAGCCTGAGGAGGAACCCGAGGAGGATCTTCAGGAGACCCCAAGTAGAAGAAGTTCTGGGCGTGAGGCACGTTTTAGTGAGCCTGAGGTTGACCCAGAAGCTACCGTTAGCGCTCCCAATTCTGCGATCGCTGAACCAGCACGACGTCGGGCTCAAGAGCGAGCCGAGCCTGCGCGCACAAGCAATTTTGGTTTCCGGGGGTCGTTTACTTCTAGCCGAAATCACGAGACTACAGACAGGAGACCACAACAAAAAGCGACTCGTCTGCCTGCCAAAAAACCGACACCCCAGCCTGAACCGGAGCCTTTCACTATGGACCCTGTTAACACACAGCAACCAGAGCAGCCGGctcaggaagaggaagatgatgctgaTTTCTGGCTCGAGGCTGGTGGCGTCACCCCTTTCGCTCCAAGAGTGGTGCCCCCGCAGATCAAAGCACCTGTTGTTGAGTCCCGGCAGAGCAGCAAGATCCCGACTCTGGGGAGGAGTATCAGCCGTCAACAACAGAGGGATGGCCAAGAAAATCAGCTTCGCTCTTCACGGAATTCTCAGATTGATGACGCTTATGAAATCGAACAAGAGTCCAGTTCTATTCTGGAACAGCTTGACAAGCGGCCGGCCGTCAAACCCACCCCAGCTCCGGCGAGGACCAATCTGAGCGGCTTTTTTTCATCACCAGTCTTGTTGCCTGGCCAAGAGACGCCCGGTATGGGGTTGTTCAAGCCATCGCGGCGAGAGCCAGCCAACAACCTGgtgcaacagcaacaaaaggAACGGAAGAAGCTGCGACAACCGGATAATAGCTTGTTTGCTCATTTGGTGGAGATTGAGGAACAGCAAAATGAAAGTGTTACTGCTGAAGCAGTCACTGAGAAGCAACCGGGTTTCGGGAATGCTTCGCAGAACGTGGAGGTGCCGTCTGGCGCACATGATGATAGCCTTGAAAGCATCGATGGCGGTTTAAAAGGCAAGGAAAAGGACAGAGGACGGAGGTCCACTTCCGCTCGTGCTCAGGAGATCATGGAGAAGCGGTTGGCCAGGATCACGGAAGGTCAGAGGAAGGCGAAGGAGCAGATGACAGCAGCCTCTACATCGCAGTCATTTGCATTGCAG CCTTCAACATCGCAACCCTCTGCATCTCAGCCGTCTGCAGCGCAGCCGTCTACAACTCAGCCATCCACTTCTCGGACGGATAACACGGCCGATCAAGCAAAGACGAGCATTCGGGCCAAGGGCAAAGAGCCAGAACGAGCGCCCATCCCCGCCCCTCGgcccccctctcccgtcGAGCCTCAAGAGAAACCGAATAAGATCCCCCAGCTTCGAAACTTTGCGCCCCGCAGACGAGAATTTGGAGAAAACACCCTCTTCCAACCACAGACAGGGCCCGCCAAAGCAGCAGCCCCCCCGGCCACCACCAATGTGCTCAACCCAGACAACAGCCAAGTCGGCCGCTTCTTTGAGGAAAGCCGTCAGTTGATTGAGCCTCAAAAGAAACGTCGGCAGCGGGTACGGGCTCAGAACGGTCAACAAATCTCGGCCGAGGTTTTTTCTAGTCCAAAAACTACGCCCCCGAGACATGAGCCGAACCGAGCGGCGTCTCCTGCCAAATCCTCGTTTCGATCGCCGCTCAAGGGGAGGACTCCCGGGCCGGTTGTCGAGTTTACGAGTAGTACGCTCTCGCCGTTGCCGCGCGAGAGGCGGGCAAACTCATCGCAGAAGACGAGGCAATCTCGGAGTCAGAAGCAAGGtgctggagaaggtggaaTTGGTGAGCGGACTGGGGCGGACAACCGTCGTGAGGAGCCGGTGGTTAGCTACCCTGAGCTTCCTGAGCCACAGCCTGAAGCcagtgaagaggaagagaatgGGCGGCAAGCTGATCCTTTCTCGGATACCTCTCAGCAGCGAAAAGATCGGGAGTTGAGAGAGCAGCAGGACCGGCAGGGTTGGAGGGCACAAGAGTTGGGACCGCCGCTGCACTATGGGAAGGCGTCGTTTGAGCAGAGACTTCATCAGGCCAAGGCGCAAGAACCGGAACAGAGACCGAGGGGGGCTACGTGGGAGGGGTATGGCCGGGAAGTGGAGGAGCAGCCGTCAGAGCTGGATTGGGAGGCAATTGGGGAGCAGGAGCCTGATCAGGGTCATtacgatgaggatggtgaagacAGGGACCAAGAGCCTACCCCTCCTCTGTCTGAACAGGACCAGCAGCGGTATGAACCGTATCAGCCTCGGCAACGTGATTACCAGGGGAGGGATCTTGAGcctgttgaggaagagggttactcggatgaggaagaagagggagattACGATCACCATCAACAGGGCACCTACGCTCAGGAGGGTGACTACGATCACGAGGATGACTATGACCATGGCGATTACAACCAAGAAGACGAccatgatcatcatcaacagggCGAACACGGCCATgaacaagagcaagaagaagaagaacccccccaatccttcttccccaaattctccctcccctccctccccaaccccctttctctcctctcctccctcgtccccaccaccacctctccccccccaaatgACCCCCTTAAAGGATGGGGAATCCCCAACTGGGAACTCCTAGACCAAtgcctcaccctccaccgccaacaccgcctccccattctccccTTATCCGACGTCTCAAAATCCTACGTCGGTCTCGTCCCCTCAATCGGGGAACCACAAGAAGCAATGACGATTGAGGTCTGGCACTTGCAGATAGTAGAGTACTACAAACATGTTGTCTTGCACacccgaggagaagaagataaATGGACGGAGTGGGAGCTTGTACGGATGTTATTTGCTGTGCTGATAGGGGAGATGAGAAGACGGGATaggaaggggatggaggaacggaggaggaaaagggaggaggtaaagaaggagagggagaggaaaaagagggggtggtttaGCCTTGGAGGGGTgtttgctggtggggggaagaagTATAAGGTTGAAAAGCcgaagaggaaagagaggagcaggaggtgA
- the sof1 gene encoding Protein sof1 (COG:A; EggNog:ENOG503NV6T): MKQIKALTRPTTVQQAPGSDNQRAPRNLAPEIHPFERAREYQRALNAVKLERMFAKPFLGQLGSGHVQGIYSMCKDKNSLSSVASGSGDGIVKVWDLTSREEVWKASAHNNVVKGLTFTNDKKLLSCATDGIKLWDPYTPASDNTSPLASWQEGGPYTSLSVHRTGNVFAASSGAGCIRVWDLEQSTAAQTIQWPNHTDTITDVCFNQVETSVIASVGTDRSVILFDLRTNMPVVKTVLKFAANRVVFNPMEAMNLAVASEDHNVYVFDARNFNKAQNIHKGHVAAVMDVEFSPTGEELVTGSYDRTIRIFKRDQGSSRDMYHTKRMQRVFRTMWTMDSKYLISGSDDGNLRLWRANASERSGVKSTKQRQALEYNKALTERFGHMPEIRRISRHRHVPKVIKKAGEIKREELAAIKRREENERKHSAKKFEKRKSEREKAILAKVQ, encoded by the exons ATGAAG CAGATCAAAGCCCTCACTCGGCCGACTACGGTCCAACAGGCCCCTGGTTCCGATAACCAGCGCGCCCCCCGAAACTTAGCCCCCGAAATCCATCCGTTCGAGAGAGCCAGAGAATACCAGAGAGCGCTCAATGCTGTCAAGTTGGAGCGCATGTTCGCCAAGCCCTTCTTGGGACAGTTAGGGAGCGGTCACGTACAGGGTATCTACAGCATGTGCAAGGACAAGAACTCTCTCAGCAGTGTTGCTTCCGGTTCCGGTGACGGCATCGTCAAGGTCTGGGATCTTACGTcgcgggaggaggtttggaAGGCATCGGCCCACAACAATGTCGTCAAGGGATTGAccttcaccaacgacaaGAAGCTTCTGTCTTGCGCGACCGACGGTATCAAGCTCTGGGACCCTTACACACCAGCCTCCGACAACACATCTCCTCTCGCATCATGGCAAGAAGGCGGCCCCTACACCTCTCTTTCGGTCCACCGGACAGGAAACGTCtttgctgcttcttcaggtGCCGGCTGCATCCGTGTGTGGGATCTTGAGCAGAGCACAGCCGCCCAAACCATCCAGTGGCCCAACCACACAGATACCATTACCGATGTGTGCTTCAATCAGGTTGAAACATCCGTCATTGCGTCTGTCGGAACAGATCGGTCGGTTATCTTGTTCGATCTACGAACAAACATGCCGGTTGTCAAGACAGTGCTCAAGTTTGCGGCCAACCGTGTTGTTTTCAACCCCATGGAGGCCATGAACTTGGCTGTGGCCTCGGAAGACCATAATGTCTACGTATTCGATGCCAGAAACTTCAACAAGGCTCAAAACATCCACAAGGGGCACGTCGCGGCTGTAATGGATGTTGAGTTCTCGCCTACCGGTGAGGAGCTTGTTACTGGCTCTTACGACAGGACCATCAGAATCTTCAAGCGCGACCAAGGTTCATCCCGCGACATGTACCACACCAAGAGAATGCAGAGAGTCTTCAGGACCATGTGGACCATGGACTCCAAGTACCTCATCAGCGGCAGTGACGACGGCAACCTCCGTTTGTGGCGCGCAAACGCCTCAGAGAGAAGTGGAGTCAAGTCGACCAAGCAGCGACAAGCCCTCGAATACAACAAGGCTCTTACCGAAAGGTTTGGCCATATGCCCGAAATCCGCCGCATCAGCCGTCACAGACATGTGCCCAaggtcatcaagaaggcgggCGAGATCAAGCGCGAGGAGTTGGCGGCCAtcaagaggagagaggagaaCGAAC
- a CDS encoding hypothetical protein (EggNog:ENOG503P1NP; COG:S), with product MATTDPSSAVAPVGTSAQATQSKRDKRRQLISDRLAQLDDRLARDRDQTFREQLHKIQMDTNLVMRIDPYAERPFDNLEEEYQQILHQLNADASTTPQSYLGAAGPRFTDWMNKVQDLMEERDYALAKHKFDYDKKVSEYMNTHAFKVETANREYRALSQTLRDRLINAITTKKFRLNKEKEALEISDSSALLLHPNQFSITNPASPGGTHAKRATRLRRGEIDDMSLDNKKRKRNNNDDDGSPAPQRRALDNANTTPLWQTDRLAVRKTTGPIYSIDKLFTDKELSMTYNTAAFAAHKYLLTHKPKFDENGRPIQSPDGSDSGNGEHDDDGDSVPSAPPMERNISHATRSGLRGSNNPNFVDDKLMGMELLANFDFPGNFDRMLAADPKLPATFPSTYIKGHNRLEYNTTNSLANDDVNGDMMVMQALKQYEQANGPGSSFAVENGSRKLLEAASFPARDHRFVAYLQGERPSENEVRKRLGLPVLPDTVEPVMSNERSSTPRPGHGGTPGQSPAKGFGGVPMSRQSSANGVPMSRSSSRKGGRGGRGG from the exons ATGGCTACGACAGACCCTTCCTCGGCCGTTGCGCCGGTTGGAACATCAGCGCAAGCAACACAGTCTAAGAGAGACAAGCGCCGCCAGTTGATCTCCGATCGACTGGCCCAGCTTGACGATAGGCTGGCTAGAGACAGGGACCAAACCTTCCGCGAGCAACTTCACAAGATCCAAATGGACACAAATCTGGTCATGAGGATTGACCCATACGCTGAGCGACCATTTGACAATCTCGAGGAGGAGTACCaacaaatcctccaccagctGAACGCCGATGCGAGCACAACACCACAATCGTACCTTGGAGCGGCTGGTCCGAGATTCACAGACTGGATGAACAAGGTCCAGGACTTGATGGAGGAGCGTGACTACGCTTTAGCGAAGCACAAG TTTGACTATGACAAGAAGGTGTCTGAGTACATGAACACCCACGCCTTTAAGGTCGAGACAGCGAACCGAGAATACCGCGCGCTCTCCCAAACCCTTCGCGACCGCCTAATCAACGCCATTACCACCAAAAAATTCCGATTGAataaggagaaggaggcacTGGAAATCTCCGACTCGTCTGCTCTTCTGCTTCACCCGAACCAGTTCAGCATCACAAACCCTGCCAGCCCTGGCGGTACCCACGCCAAGCGAGCGACGAGGTTGCGACGAGGAGAGATTGATGACATGTCCTTGGACAATAAGAAGCGAAAGCGCAAtaacaacgacgacgatggctcCCCAGCCCCCCAGCGACGAGCTCTAGATAATGCTAATACCACGCCTCTCTGGCAAACCGACCGCCTAGCAGTGCGCAAGACCACCGGACCAATCTACAGCATCGACAAGCTATTCACCGATAAGGAACTCTCAATGACCTACAACACGGCTGCCTTTGCCGCCCACAAATATCTGTTGACGCATAAGCCAAAGTTTGATGAGAACGGCCGTCCTATCCAGTCGCCAGACGGTAGCGACTCCGGCAACGGCGAGCACGACGATGACGGCGACTCGGTTCCCTCTGCGCCCCCAATGGAGCGCAATATTTCGCACGCGACTCGCAGCGGACTTCGTGGCTCAAACAATCCCAACTTCGTGGATGACAAGCTCATGGGAATGGAGTTGCTCGCCAATTTTGACTTTCCTGGCAACTTCGACAGGATGCTTGCTGCAGACCCCAAACTCCCAGCCACATTCCCATCCACATACATCAAGGGGCACAACAGACTTGAgtacaacaccaccaacagcctcGCTAACGACGACGTCAATGGTGATATGATGGTCATGCAAGCCCTCAAGCAGTATGAGCAGGCCAATGGCCCTGGATCGAGCTTTGCTGTGGAGAATGGAAGCCGCAAGCTCCTCGAAGCTGCCTCTTTCCCAGCTAGAGACCACCGCTTTGTTGCTTACCTTCAGGGCGAAAGGCCTTCGGAGAACGAGGTGCGCAAGCGCCTCGGGCTTCCGGTGCTGCCAGATACAGTCGAGCCTGTTATGAGCAACGAAAGGAGCAGCACCCCGCGTCCAGGTCATGGAGGTACACCAGGCCAGTCGCCAGCCAagggttttggaggagtgCCAATGAGCCGACAATCCAGTGCCAATGGTGTTCCTATgagccgcagcagcagtcgGAAGGGAGGACGTGGTGGACGGGGCGGTTAG